The Bifidobacterium bifidum ATCC 29521 = JCM 1255 = DSM 20456 region GTCATCAGCATGTTCATCGCTCAGTCCTTCAATAACGGTCCGGGTCTTTTCATCAAGCGCTGAACGGAGATTCTTAACGTTCTTTTTGACTTCACGCTCTTCATCAAACAACCGCTGTGCACTCACAAGAGCACGGTCAAAGTCAGTCTCGGGATTCTTCCCAATCGATTTCACTGCTTTCTTCAATTCAGCGGCAACGAAAGAATCTCCATCCTCGCTGACGGCATCAGTCGAACTCTTGTCATCCTCATCCAGATTTTCAAGAATGTCAGCGATTTCGCCGCCAATATCACTCAGCCGAGATTCAAATGTGGCAATTTCCGCAAGATCAGAGGTAAGATATTTCCCCTGTACGAGATCGAACGGCAGAATATGCCCGACCCAGCCGTCCGGCACTTCGACATCCTTACCACCTTTCTTCTTGACGACCATATTGGCATCGACTTTGCGAACGGCGTCATGTCCCTCGGCCTGTATGGTTTCAAGGTCGATGGAAATAGTCTTTTGCCAACTATCGTCAAGCACCTGATACGCCGCATAGGCGTCTACGAGAGGGATACCAGCCAAACGACGCAGCAGATCATTTGCCAGAGTCTCCTCTTCGGCGGCAATGCCCACATTGGCGGCATTACCCACCAATTCACCGCGTATATAAGCCGGATAATCGATGAACGCCTCACGATAACGCTGGATATATGCCTTCACATCTGAGTCGGCATTCACCGCCTCACGAACGTCTTGCACGGCGAGCTTGGCCGAATGGCCGTTCTCCTCCGCGAAAAGGCACCGGCGTAGTCCGGGGAACACGGTCCAATATTTGCTGAGTGCATCGATGTCCCGCTTAGGAATACCGCCGAACATAGTGGAATACACATCCCAGCTCTCGGCATTGTCGGAGGAATCCACGTAGCGAGGAATATTGAGGTTATAGTCGTTCTGCCGAATCTCATCAATACCCACCAAGCGGCTGAACTTATCGACGTCACGATTCCCTGTCACCGCATCCACGATGCGTTTGATATCGCTCGCACGCAGCTTGTTGTTCTTGCCTTCCTTGGTGAAGTATTTGGAAGCGTCCACGATGAGCACATGATCGTCGTCGCGATGTTTGCGCAGCACCATCACGATGGTGGGGATGCCGGTGCCGAAGAAGATGTTCGCGGGCAAGCCGATGATGGCCTGAATGTGGTGGTTCTCCACCAGGTTCCGGCGAATAGTGCCTTCCTCACCACCACGGAACAGCACGCCATGGGGCAATACGATGGTCATGATGCCGTCGTCGCGCAGATGGTAGAGGTCATGCAGCAGGAAGGCGTAGTCCGCCTTGGACTTGGGCGCGATGCCGTATTCGAAGCGGATATCCTCGCCGGCCTCCGGCGGTTCCCAATTCTGGGAGTAGGGAGGATTCGAGACCACAGCGTCCACGAACAACGGCTCATAGGTCTCATCCTTGGTCTCGTCGGTGTCGAACCACGGCCAGTCGCTTTTCAGTGTGTCTCCGTTGCGGGCCACGATGTTGTCCGGCAGGATGCCGCGCATGACAAGGTTCATGCGCGTGAGGTTGTAGGTGTTCTCCTTGAGTTCCTGCGCGTAATACCTGATGTCATTCGGGTTGCCGTTGCGACGGGCCACCGCCTGGCCGATGTGGATGAGCAACGAGCCCGAACCGCTTGTGGGGTCATAGATGTTGATTTCCTCACGGCCGGCGAGATGCCAGGCCACGATTTCGCTCATGAGCTGTGAGACCTCGCTCGGCGTGTAGAACTCGCCGGCCTTCTTGCCCGCGTTGGAGGCGAAATTGCTGATCAGGTATTCATAGATGAAGCCGAGGGTGTCGTAGTCCTGCCGGCTGTCCATCGGAATGTCCTTGATGAGGTAGATGAGGTCACGTGCGGCCTTGCTGCGGCTTTTCTCATCGGTGCCGAGTTTGGACAGGCCGGTCTGCAAGGTGTCGAAGATGCCCGCGAACACGCGCTTGCGGGCAGGGTCGATGTTGCGGTCGAACGCGGAAAGCGCGTCGCGCACATTGGCGATGGCGAAATCCCCCTTCTTCGCCACCCATGTGGAGAACAGGTTATCGTAGGAGATGAAGTAGCCGCACAGATCGCGCACGTACTGCGCGGTCTCGGTATCATCCTCCCGCAATTCTTCGAGGTCTTCGTTCCCCATGCCATCAGCATGCAGACGAGTGACTTCGGTCTCGGAAAGGAACTTGTAGAAGATGAAGCCGAGGATGTAATCCTTGTATTCGTTGGCTTCGATCTTCGAGCGCATTTTGTTGGCCGACTCCCAAATCTTGGCGGCAAGCTGCTGCTTATTCATTCATATGCTCCTTGCTTCTGTACACATAATCAAGGGTCTGCCCCTGCTCATTGACCCATTCGATCCACCCGTTTTGGCTGCCGCCGAGAACGAATACAGCGGCGGAGGAGGGACTGGACAGCTCGACATCGTCCGCAAGAATCACTTTGCCTGTCTGCGCGGCGAAAAGCTGCCGTCGAGCTGCCACGGCTCCTTGATTTTTGATCACCGCATAACCAAGGTCCACCTCAGAGCCCGAAAGAACCGTGAAACGGCCGGTATCCCGGTTGTATCGTCCAGTCGCACGCACGCCATTCTTCTTGGTGTGGAACACGGTATTCACTGCAACCGGCGTTGTCTCCTTGCGGTCGAGATCATATCCGAGCACGCGCATGCGGAAAAGAATGCTGCCGTGCAGGTCCTCCACCCGCTGCTCTTTGTATGGGTTCATGCGAGGAGCGGGAGTATTCCCGTTATCGGTCTCATATGAGCCGTGTTCACGCACGTAATCGATGGCCTTCGCCTCAAGCGAATCCAGAACATCACGGTCGATATTGACATCGTTATCGAGGAACATGATGGCTTTGTTCCAGAACTCCTTTTTGGTCTTGTGCGCATCAAGTCTGACAAGTCCCCTCGTGGTTTGCCCCGCGTACACACGACTCAGCACACCATGATCCTCATCAAGCAGGTAATGCACACCGCGGTCTGGCAGATCGGGAAGACACTTCGCCTCGCCC contains the following coding sequences:
- a CDS encoding type I restriction-modification system subunit M, translating into MNKQQLAAKIWESANKMRSKIEANEYKDYILGFIFYKFLSETEVTRLHADGMGNEDLEELREDDTETAQYVRDLCGYFISYDNLFSTWVAKKGDFAIANVRDALSAFDRNIDPARKRVFAGIFDTLQTGLSKLGTDEKSRSKAARDLIYLIKDIPMDSRQDYDTLGFIYEYLISNFASNAGKKAGEFYTPSEVSQLMSEIVAWHLAGREEINIYDPTSGSGSLLIHIGQAVARRNGNPNDIRYYAQELKENTYNLTRMNLVMRGILPDNIVARNGDTLKSDWPWFDTDETKDETYEPLFVDAVVSNPPYSQNWEPPEAGEDIRFEYGIAPKSKADYAFLLHDLYHLRDDGIMTIVLPHGVLFRGGEEGTIRRNLVENHHIQAIIGLPANIFFGTGIPTIVMVLRKHRDDDHVLIVDASKYFTKEGKNNKLRASDIKRIVDAVTGNRDVDKFSRLVGIDEIRQNDYNLNIPRYVDSSDNAESWDVYSTMFGGIPKRDIDALSKYWTVFPGLRRCLFAEENGHSAKLAVQDVREAVNADSDVKAYIQRYREAFIDYPAYIRGELVGNAANVGIAAEEETLANDLLRRLAGIPLVDAYAAYQVLDDSWQKTISIDLETIQAEGHDAVRKVDANMVVKKKGGKDVEVPDGWVGHILPFDLVQGKYLTSDLAEIATFESRLSDIGGEIADILENLDEDDKSSTDAVSEDGDSFVAAELKKAVKSIGKNPETDFDRALVSAQRLFDEEREVKKNVKNLRSALDEKTRTVIEGLSDEHADDLLAAKWVEPLQRKLEELPQTAVDELIAAVNALNDKYSTTYSDVCEQIEQAEAELGNMLGQLTGNEFDMAGIAELKTLLGGE
- a CDS encoding GIY-YIG nuclease family protein, yielding MIALTAMTIQIIDNNPDGIRICRVDGESLVTVVVPRDMLGEAKCLPDLPDRGVHYLLDEDHGVLSRVYAGQTTRGLVRLDAHKTKKEFWNKAIMFLDNDVNIDRDVLDSLEAKAIDYVREHGSYETDNGNTPAPRMNPYKEQRVEDLHGSILFRMRVLGYDLDRKETTPVAVNTVFHTKKNGVRATGRYNRDTGRFTVLSGSEVDLGYAVIKNQGAVAARRQLFAAQTGKVILADDVELSSPSSAAVFVLGGSQNGWIEWVNEQGQTLDYVYRSKEHMNE